The following proteins are encoded in a genomic region of Rhinoraja longicauda isolate Sanriku21f chromosome 28, sRhiLon1.1, whole genome shotgun sequence:
- the LOC144607315 gene encoding spindlin-1-like — protein MLKRKKPHRKRSKADASDPVAYKQRSIVGSKVQHGWREKTGVVTQWKGTVLDQLPVNPSLFLVKYDDFDCVYGIELFKDERVSGLEILPDKSGRTKIMDGDLAELIVGKAVEHMFEKDDGSKNEWRGMVLARAPVMTTWYYITYEKDPVLYMYQLLEDYKEGDLRILPDSENKQVLPTEPGEVIESLVGKQVEYVTEDGTKRTGLVIHQVQAKPSVYFIKFDDDFHIYVYDLVKTS, from the exons ATGTTGAAGAGAAAGAAGCCTCATAG GAAGCGTAGCAAAGCAGATGCCAGTGACCCGGTCGCCTACAAACAGCGCAGTATTGTTGGGAGTAAAGTGCAACATGGATGGAGGGAGAAGACAGGGGTGGTCACCCAGTGGAAGGGCACGGTGCTGGACCAACTGCCCGTCAACCCGTCCCTCTTCCTGGTCAAGTACGATGATTTTGACTGTGTCTACGGGATCGAACTTTTCAAAGATGAGAGGGTCTCCGGACTCGAAATACTGCCCGACAAGAGCG GTCGAACAAAAATAATGGATGGAGACTTGGCGGAGTTGATCGTGGGCAAGGCGGTGGAGCACATGTTTGAGAAGGATGATGGATCCAAGAATGAATGGCGAGGGATGGTTCTGGCCCGAGCACCTGTCATGACCACTTGGTATTATATCACCTATGAAAAGGACCCTGTTCTGTATATGTACCAGTTACTGGAGGATTACAAAGAGGGAGATCTCCGCATCCTGCCTGATTCAG AGAACAAGCAAGTCTTGCCCACGGAGCCAGGAGAGGTGATCGAGAGCCTGGTGGGGAAGCAAGTGGAGTACGTGACCGAAGACGGCACAAAGAGAACGGGGCTGGTCATTCACCAAGTGCAAGCAAAGCCATCCGTCTATTTCATTAAGTTCGATGACGATttccacatttatgtgtatgactTGGTCAAAACCTCCTAG